One part of the Malus sylvestris chromosome 2, drMalSylv7.2, whole genome shotgun sequence genome encodes these proteins:
- the LOC126607777 gene encoding uncharacterized protein LOC126607777 isoform X1 has protein sequence MILMFSTIICLREFVALVISEIEAFDCTQFPAIEVMETLDKAKCVVFIGSTMGGMKGWMVAMDLLLCGGSDSVMIPLGNAPILCKCYFLVLLRVARTVILFLCNYWRNGRLCGMQSTVTKKQ, from the exons ATGATTCTGATGTTTTCTACAATAATTTGCTTGAGGGAGTTCGTGGCATTAGTCATTAGTGAGATAGAAGCTTTTGATTGCACCCAGTTTCCAGCAATAGAAGTCATGGAGACGTTAGATAAAGCAAAATGTGTGGTTTTCATTGGCTCAACAATGGGTGGCATGAAG GGTTGGATGGTCGCAATGGACCTTCTGCTCTGTGGTGGTTCAGattcagtgatgatacctcttggTAATGCTCCCATTCTTTGCaaatgttatttcttagttttacTCAGAGTTGCACGTACAGTAATCTTGTTCTTATGCAATTACTGGAGGAATGGGAGGCTTTGTGGCATGCAGAGCACTGTCACAAAGAAACAATGA